From Mya arenaria isolate MELC-2E11 chromosome 12, ASM2691426v1, the proteins below share one genomic window:
- the LOC128211842 gene encoding G-protein coupled receptor 157-like encodes MMITAAPPTNQTSDIALPNIILTGGSSALSIVGALVIFCSYSFIPPEKNFTRKLLMYLTVADFVTAFGNMVGMVRYVTLYGTGPRVQNCSGHVKTEEEWLCKTQSFLTTASNMSSFLWTLVIAVHLWASVVLQSDKTKSRLARFIYHVLCWAVPVAVVASIFGSLGEDYCFGTGVWCGIRSDLPHHEVEMLMYIADIAWQLFSYIASCFLLVLSYFT; translated from the exons ATGATGATCACTGCGGCCCCACCAACCAACCAGACGTCGGACATAGCGCTCCCTAACATCATCCTGACCGGCGGAAGTAGCGCTCTCTCCATCGTGGGAGCTCTTGTCATATTTTGCAGTTACTCATTTATACCACCGGAAAAG AATTTCACCCGTAAGTTGCTGATGTATCTGACGGTGGCGGACTTTGTGACGGCGTTTGGGAACATGGTTGGGATGGTCCGCTACGTGACGCTCTACGGTACAGGCCCG aGAGTTCAGAACTGCAGTGGCCATGTTAAGACGGAAGAAGAGTGGCTGTGCAAGACCCAGAGTTTCCTTACGACCGCTTCCAACATGTCATCCTTCCTGTGGACGCTCGTGATCGCCGTGCACCTGTGGGCGTCTGTCGTGCTGCAGTCAGATAAAACCAAGTCCCGCCTCGCACGCTTCATTTACCATGTCTTATGCTGGGCGGTACCGG TTGCTGTGGTAGCTTCGATATTTGGATCCCTTGGTGAAGACTATTGTTTCGGTACGGGCGTATGGTGCGGAATCCGTAGCGATTTGCCCCACCACGAGGTCGAAATGCTCATGTACATCGCTGACATCGCCTGGCAACTCTTCTCCTACATTGCCTCCTGTTTTCTacttgttttatcatattttacttA A